One window of the Aulosira sp. FACHB-615 genome contains the following:
- a CDS encoding glycosyltransferase family 39 protein, giving the protein MTNSRHYLGLVGAIALGAILRFWHLDLKPLWMDEVITAIFSLGKNYHDLPLDVLFPLERVQEIFTFHPGVSCSQIATNVDTQSTHPPLFFCAMYRWLSWMTPLGTEWVTKLRSLPALLGVAIIPAIYCLNRIAFSQSSGIIAALVMATSPFAVYLSQEARHYTAPMLLITLSLLGLIQIQRDIFERSRLRFWVWLSWTVVNILGFYVHYFFVLALISEIATLIFIAYRYQLHIAIIKKIWLFLLLSLTTIGISFLPWLFVIFNHAQRTETNWLPTPSYISPLYQTLINWVLMLINFPVEKQPLPVAIISVLIMVSFSIWAVIKVFQGLDFLLSNNKNNISTITLLTFTIGVVLEFFIIIYISQKDISVVPRYHFVYYPSFCALLAAGINYTRKSQKSIFIFLTISIISCIFVIFNFAFQKPFLPDKVAQNMNLDPTIPTMLVTGYGSYQDVALGLSFALALEPLRNADKSDHFAFINQNSPVIPFWQKLAQFSVKDVSQLNLWIVAPGLRRRDYQPQVKLSNEQIICNIDPTQHYRIGIPYQLYRCIVGGSGSATSAALSTSSLTNRRQKAEVKSLTMY; this is encoded by the coding sequence GTAAAAATTATCATGATTTGCCTTTAGATGTTTTATTTCCTTTAGAACGTGTCCAGGAAATTTTCACCTTTCATCCTGGCGTTAGTTGTTCACAAATCGCTACTAATGTTGATACACAGTCTACCCACCCACCTTTATTTTTTTGTGCGATGTATCGCTGGTTAAGCTGGATGACTCCTTTAGGAACAGAGTGGGTAACTAAATTGCGATCGCTACCTGCTTTATTAGGTGTCGCCATTATCCCGGCGATATATTGCTTAAATCGCATTGCTTTTTCCCAGTCATCGGGAATTATCGCTGCTTTGGTGATGGCGACTTCCCCCTTTGCTGTCTACCTTTCCCAAGAGGCGAGACACTATACTGCACCAATGTTGCTGATTACTTTGTCGTTACTCGGATTGATCCAGATTCAGCGCGATATATTTGAGCGATCGCGTTTGCGGTTTTGGGTTTGGCTATCTTGGACAGTTGTGAATATTCTTGGTTTTTATGTCCACTATTTTTTCGTTCTTGCGTTGATTTCAGAAATTGCTACTTTAATATTTATAGCTTATCGATATCAACTTCATATTGCAATTATCAAAAAAATCTGGCTATTTTTATTGCTTTCTCTGACTACTATTGGCATCAGTTTTCTTCCTTGGTTATTTGTTATTTTCAATCATGCCCAGCGTACAGAAACCAATTGGTTGCCAACCCCTAGCTACATTTCCCCCTTATATCAAACTTTAATTAACTGGGTTTTGATGCTCATTAATTTCCCTGTAGAAAAGCAACCTCTACCAGTGGCAATTATTAGTGTTTTAATCATGGTATCGTTTTCTATTTGGGCAGTAATAAAAGTTTTTCAAGGATTAGATTTTTTATTATCCAATAATAAAAATAATATCTCAACTATTACTCTGTTAACTTTTACTATTGGTGTAGTTTTAGAATTTTTCATTATTATTTACATTTCCCAAAAAGATATTTCTGTAGTTCCACGATATCACTTTGTTTATTACCCAAGCTTTTGTGCTTTATTAGCAGCCGGGATTAATTACACCAGGAAAAGTCAAAAATCAATTTTTATTTTCTTAACTATTAGTATTATTAGCTGTATTTTTGTAATTTTTAACTTCGCTTTCCAAAAGCCTTTTCTACCGGACAAGGTAGCTCAAAATATGAATTTAGATCCAACTATTCCCACAATGCTAGTTACTGGATATGGTAGTTATCAAGATGTAGCATTGGGTTTAAGTTTTGCTTTAGCTTTAGAACCATTAAGAAATGCAGATAAATCAGATCACTTTGCCTTTATTAATCAAAACTCGCCTGTAATTCCTTTTTGGCAAAAGCTTGCACAATTCTCTGTAAAAGATGTATCTCAGCTAAACTTATGGATAGTCGCCCCTGGTTTACGAAGACGGGATTATCAACCACAAGTTAAGTTATCTAATGAACAAATAATTTGTAATATCGACCCGACACAACATTATCGGATAGGCATTCCTTATCAACTTTATCGTTGTATAGTAGGAGGAAGTGGTTCGGCTACTTCGGCTGCGCTCAGTACAAGTTCGCTCACCAACCGGAGGCAGAAGGCAGAAGTTAAAAGTCTTACTATGTACTGA
- a CDS encoding HNH endonuclease, with the protein MSTNRYISEAIQTQVRERAKFLCEYCHASEKWQYVSFTVDHVIPLAKGGANSIDNLALACFHCNRKKSDKIKVFDENTSSEIPLFNPRTDNWTEHFIWSKDTLYLIGLTPIGCATVAALAFNRERIINIRAADREIGRHPPENDPIQSEES; encoded by the coding sequence TTGTCTACTAATCGTTATATCAGTGAAGCTATTCAAACTCAAGTGAGAGAAAGAGCTAAATTTCTATGTGAATATTGTCATGCTTCTGAAAAATGGCAGTATGTTTCTTTCACAGTAGACCATGTAATTCCTCTAGCAAAAGGTGGTGCTAACTCAATTGATAATTTAGCTTTGGCTTGTTTTCATTGCAATCGCAAGAAATCTGATAAAATCAAAGTATTTGATGAAAATACGTCATCAGAAATTCCTTTATTTAATCCTCGCACTGATAATTGGACAGAACACTTTATTTGGTCAAAAGATACACTATATCTTATTGGTTTGACACCTATAGGATGCGCCACAGTAGCAGCATTAGCATTTAATCGAGAAAGAATAATTAATATTCGTGCTGCTGATAGAGAAATTGGCAGGCATCCACCAGAAAACGACCCAATTCAAAGCGAGGAGTCATAA
- the ubiE gene encoding bifunctional demethylmenaquinone methyltransferase/2-methoxy-6-polyprenyl-1,4-benzoquinol methylase UbiE — protein sequence MNEEVRAIFDSIAPVYDQLNNWLSLGQHRIWKEMAIKWSGAKPGDTCIDLCCGSGDLALRLARRVGNTGNVYGVDFSPNLLATAQERSQQQYPQPAITWVEADVLNLPFANNQFDAATMGYGLRNVTDIPQSLREIHRVLKPGGKAAILDFHRPNNQQLRAFQQWYLNSMVVPMAESLGLKEQYAYISPSLDRFPRGDEQKELAQQAGFASVTHYPIVNGMMGVLVVGKSEI from the coding sequence ATGAATGAAGAAGTTCGTGCCATTTTTGACAGTATTGCTCCCGTGTATGACCAGCTAAATAATTGGTTGAGTTTGGGACAACACCGGATATGGAAAGAAATGGCGATTAAATGGAGTGGCGCTAAACCTGGAGACACCTGTATTGATTTGTGTTGCGGGAGTGGTGATTTAGCGTTGCGTTTAGCACGGCGTGTAGGTAATACAGGAAATGTCTATGGTGTGGATTTTTCACCCAACCTACTCGCCACTGCTCAAGAACGCTCTCAACAACAATACCCCCAACCCGCCATCACTTGGGTAGAAGCTGATGTTCTCAATTTGCCTTTTGCGAACAACCAATTTGATGCAGCGACAATGGGATATGGATTAAGAAATGTTACAGACATTCCCCAAAGCCTGAGAGAAATTCACCGCGTTCTCAAGCCCGGTGGAAAGGCGGCAATTTTAGATTTTCATCGCCCAAACAACCAGCAATTAAGAGCGTTTCAACAATGGTACTTAAATTCTATGGTTGTACCAATGGCTGAGAGTCTGGGCTTAAAAGAACAGTATGCCTACATCAGTCCCAGCTTAGATCGTTTCCCTAGAGGAGATGAACAAAAAGAACTAGCCCAGCAAGCTGGTTTTGCATCGGTTACACATTACCCCATTGTGAACGGTATGATGGGAGTGTTGGTAGTTGGTAAATCTGAGATTTGA
- a CDS encoding DUF445 family protein yields MDWSHLWLYVSPPILGGVIGYFTNDIAIKMLFRPYRAIYIGGRRVPFTPGLIPRNQERLATNISNTIMGSLLTPEELQNLARRLLQTERVQGAILWLLRLAIEQIKADKDQKSAKIVAGILRDLLGESLPRLLKVLARREDFLEAQINQIFDQVLLDLQLTDEQATRLADWLLQTVLPPDVLRQAIVDFLTDRTIQIIDESFREKTSGTYWVVANLFGLRNTLTRLRTFCLDEKEATNARLQELTQDLQVRDRLKKILQNLSLQNLPIGTVRQLRKTTRETVRQYIQSTGGDLLQGFTDSVNWENIATLLLNRLSASPVVNSSLEVVSLELALILERYLEKDLEAIVAQVIPILSIDQVIIDRVKSTSPADLEAAIEGIVKNELQAIVTLGGVLGFIVGLCQTAFLILSQQ; encoded by the coding sequence GTGGATTGGTCTCATCTTTGGCTTTATGTATCTCCCCCGATATTAGGTGGGGTAATTGGCTATTTCACAAACGATATAGCCATCAAAATGTTATTTCGTCCCTACCGAGCAATTTATATTGGTGGACGACGAGTGCCTTTTACTCCCGGTTTGATTCCTCGCAACCAGGAGCGTTTGGCTACAAATATTTCTAATACCATTATGGGTTCGCTGCTCACGCCAGAAGAATTACAAAATCTGGCGCGGCGCTTGTTGCAAACAGAACGAGTCCAAGGGGCAATTCTGTGGTTGTTACGGTTAGCAATTGAACAAATTAAAGCAGATAAAGACCAAAAAAGTGCTAAAATAGTCGCCGGAATTTTGCGTGATTTGCTAGGCGAATCGCTACCGCGCTTGTTAAAAGTCTTAGCCAGAAGAGAAGACTTTTTAGAAGCGCAAATCAATCAAATTTTTGATCAAGTCCTGCTAGATTTGCAATTGACTGATGAGCAAGCTACAAGATTAGCTGATTGGTTATTGCAGACGGTTTTACCTCCTGATGTGTTGCGTCAGGCGATAGTTGATTTTTTAACCGATCGCACAATTCAAATTATCGATGAAAGCTTTCGAGAAAAAACTAGTGGTACTTATTGGGTAGTCGCTAATTTGTTCGGCTTACGAAATACTCTTACCAGACTGAGAACTTTTTGTTTGGATGAAAAAGAAGCCACAAATGCGCGGTTGCAAGAATTAACCCAAGATTTGCAAGTGCGCGATCGCCTGAAAAAAATCCTGCAAAATTTATCATTACAAAACTTACCCATTGGTACAGTCAGACAGTTACGCAAAACCACCCGCGAAACAGTCCGCCAATATATTCAAAGTACTGGCGGCGACTTACTACAAGGATTCACTGATTCTGTAAATTGGGAAAATATCGCTACATTATTGCTGAATCGCTTGAGTGCTTCACCTGTGGTCAATTCTTCTTTAGAAGTGGTCAGCTTAGAATTAGCTTTGATTTTAGAACGTTATTTAGAAAAAGATTTAGAAGCTATTGTGGCGCAAGTCATTCCAATTTTGTCCATCGACCAAGTAATTATTGACCGTGTCAAGTCAACTTCTCCGGCTGATTTAGAAGCAGCTATCGAAGGAATTGTCAAAAATGAATTACAGGCTATCGTAACTTTAGGTGGAGTTTTGGGTTTTATTGTCGGGTTATGCCAAACAGCATTTTTAATCTTGAGTCAGCAGTAA
- a CDS encoding response regulator yields the protein MDNPTQELNTSRRQTATLERAKKLKILVVDDEPDNLDLLYRTFRRDFHVLKADSGINALEVLAAEGEVAVIISDQRMPEMKGTEFLSKTVPQFPDTVRIILTGFTDIEDLVEAINAGQVYKYITKPWDPGELKAVVQRAAETYDLLKQRTEELRRANAQMALLSVLVQVTQAAENLESILKPIATAFSDSFATDGCILQLVEGNQLAGVSGSHSRAGTTLNWLDKDPLVNEAIATGKVQVALNVAKDPKLAAVSHYQETGVQAHLVIPITYRNDMLGVLSLQWQQPCSLREDELNLINLSAQLVAIALTSSRCYQGTL from the coding sequence ATGGATAATCCCACGCAGGAATTAAATACAAGTCGTCGGCAAACAGCTACTCTAGAAAGAGCAAAAAAACTCAAAATATTAGTAGTGGATGATGAGCCAGATAATCTGGATTTACTCTATCGGACTTTTCGGCGCGACTTTCACGTTTTAAAAGCTGATAGCGGTATCAATGCCCTAGAAGTTTTGGCAGCAGAAGGAGAAGTGGCAGTCATTATCTCTGACCAAAGAATGCCAGAAATGAAGGGTACAGAGTTTCTGAGCAAAACTGTGCCGCAGTTTCCCGATACAGTTAGGATTATTCTGACGGGCTTTACTGATATTGAAGACCTAGTAGAAGCCATCAACGCTGGACAAGTCTATAAATATATCACCAAGCCTTGGGACCCTGGCGAACTCAAAGCAGTCGTCCAAAGAGCCGCAGAAACCTATGATTTGTTAAAGCAACGCACAGAAGAATTACGCCGCGCTAATGCTCAAATGGCGTTATTGTCTGTGTTAGTGCAAGTTACCCAAGCCGCAGAAAATTTAGAATCAATTCTCAAACCCATTGCTACAGCCTTTAGTGATAGTTTTGCTACTGATGGCTGTATTTTGCAGTTAGTAGAGGGAAATCAATTAGCAGGCGTTTCTGGTTCTCATAGCCGTGCTGGTACTACTCTCAACTGGCTAGACAAAGACCCCTTGGTAAATGAAGCGATCGCCACTGGCAAAGTCCAAGTCGCCTTAAATGTTGCTAAAGATCCTAAACTCGCTGCTGTATCCCACTATCAAGAAACTGGTGTGCAAGCACATTTAGTTATCCCAATTACCTACCGGAATGATATGTTAGGTGTGTTGTCACTCCAATGGCAACAACCTTGCTCTTTGCGAGAAGATGAACTGAACCTGATTAATTTATCAGCTCAACTAGTAGCGATCGCTCTGACTAGTAGTCGCTGCTATCAAGGAACTCTGTAG
- a CDS encoding RuBisCO accumulation factor 1 yields MTDLPLNAPNPDTSGNDNAQELLRQLRQKQGNWVEWGIAIATLQKSGYNQQEIFEATGFEPIQQNQVVVGAQVYNSIEKVGASEAARSHYSTRGSDVLYELRLLSQEERAAAAELAFIHKLDVDGAREIAKAIKDYSWLRNLPEGFSSDAGDAVAYQAWKLARQNSDLTERSRLIAKGLRFAHTDSARTQLEQLLVDFTRVPKRPVPLLPFYRFDSEDELPRILAVAGKLPLTPQDLQAVPLITASEPFQIVKFAGEQAWVPLPGWQALLNAEDPVVILADSDRLPNQAQTQNRREEVLLVVDRAQRQWDNSSYFVIDNNGTLDIQWLETEPEISILGKLIVIVRPKKILDEEVTKEPWLIDE; encoded by the coding sequence ATGACTGACTTACCACTCAACGCCCCAAACCCTGACACCTCTGGAAATGACAACGCCCAGGAGTTACTGCGTCAGCTCAGGCAAAAGCAAGGTAATTGGGTAGAATGGGGAATTGCGATCGCCACTCTGCAAAAGTCTGGCTATAATCAGCAAGAAATTTTTGAAGCAACTGGATTTGAGCCAATTCAACAAAATCAAGTTGTGGTTGGCGCTCAAGTTTATAATTCTATAGAAAAAGTCGGGGCATCAGAAGCGGCGCGATCGCACTACAGTACAAGAGGTAGTGATGTTTTATATGAATTACGCTTACTCTCCCAAGAAGAACGAGCAGCAGCAGCAGAATTAGCCTTTATACATAAACTGGATGTTGATGGGGCGAGAGAAATAGCCAAGGCTATTAAAGATTATTCTTGGTTACGCAATTTACCCGAAGGATTTTCATCTGATGCGGGGGATGCGGTGGCTTACCAAGCTTGGAAATTAGCCAGACAAAATTCTGATTTGACAGAGCGATCGCGTTTAATAGCTAAAGGATTGCGTTTTGCTCACACAGATTCCGCAAGAACGCAACTAGAACAACTGTTGGTAGATTTTACCCGTGTTCCCAAGCGTCCGGTTCCCTTGCTGCCATTTTACCGCTTTGACTCTGAAGATGAACTACCACGGATTTTAGCGGTGGCGGGAAAATTACCTTTAACGCCCCAAGATTTGCAAGCTGTACCTTTAATTACCGCTAGTGAACCATTCCAAATAGTCAAGTTTGCTGGCGAACAAGCATGGGTTCCCTTACCGGGTTGGCAAGCCTTGTTAAATGCCGAAGATCCAGTAGTGATATTAGCAGATAGCGATCGCCTCCCCAATCAAGCCCAAACACAAAACAGACGAGAAGAAGTACTCTTAGTTGTTGACCGCGCTCAAAGACAATGGGATAACTCTAGCTATTTTGTGATTGATAATAACGGAACTTTAGATATTCAATGGTTAGAAACAGAACCAGAAATTTCTATCTTGGGTAAATTAATTGTTATTGTGCGTCCAAAGAAAATTTTGGATGAGGAAGTAACTAAAGAACCTTGGTTAATTGATGAATAG